A section of the Candidatus Hydrogenedentota bacterium genome encodes:
- a CDS encoding DUF1349 domain-containing protein, translating to MTEILNLTDTTLSKSFFWFNEAPTHHFDDGLHLRTQGNTDFWQRTHYGFRRDDGHCLFTRATGDFQFSCRAVFAPESQYDQCGLMVRSDENHWIKQSTEYENPTISRLGSVVTNLGYSDWATQDVSSAIGERWYRMTREDNDFTLEWSADGVQWDQMRITHLHDAQDTISVGLYACSPKGEGFNCSFHNFRLTPVAD from the coding sequence ATGACCGAAATTTTGAACTTAACGGATACCACCCTTTCGAAATCCTTTTTTTGGTTTAATGAAGCGCCGACCCATCATTTCGATGACGGCCTGCATCTGCGCACCCAAGGCAATACCGACTTTTGGCAGCGGACCCATTACGGCTTCCGCCGCGACGACGGTCATTGCCTCTTCACGCGGGCAACCGGCGATTTTCAATTCAGTTGTCGCGCCGTCTTCGCCCCTGAAAGCCAATACGATCAATGCGGCTTGATGGTTCGAAGCGACGAAAACCATTGGATCAAGCAGTCCACAGAATATGAAAATCCGACCATCAGCAGGCTGGGATCGGTTGTGACGAACCTGGGCTATTCCGACTGGGCGACCCAAGACGTATCCTCAGCAATCGGGGAACGGTGGTATAGAATGACGCGGGAAGACAATGATTTTACATTAGAGTGGAGTGCCGACGGCGTGCAATGGGATCAAATGCGCATCACCCATCTTCATGACGCACAAGACACGATCAGTGTGGGACTCTACGCATGCAGCCCGAAAGGGGAAGGCTTCAACTGCTCTTTTCATAACTTCCGGTTAACACCCGTAGCCGATTAA
- a CDS encoding cofactor-independent phosphoglycerate mutase, with amino-acid sequence MKYIVLLGDGMADHPLDAHNGRTAIEAAKTPHMDRMAAEGCTGLFCPIPEGLPPGSDVGNLSVFGYDPRQVFSGRAAIEAASQDIVLGDDEVAFRCNIVTLNEGRMEDFTSGHITTEEAALLMDSLNEALSPQFPIRLHTGVSYRHTGVIKAHDGCTIEDMEKTICEPPHNITGRAYADYLPKGPAAQLLRSLMKASEPVLRDHPVNVKRREAGLAPAVSLWPWGQGRALTLKSYRECFNLSGAVISAVDLVKGIGVCAGLEIINVPGATGWIDTDYEGKVAAGLDALNRHDFLYLHVEAPDEAAHQGNSALKIQAIEEFDARIVGPFLDYLNTHPDTRILAAPDHFTLISTKTHASGPVPFVMCGKGIEQGSAQEYGEGAAAATGIVVEEGFRLIHHFFQNQVTF; translated from the coding sequence GTGAAATATATCGTATTGCTCGGAGACGGCATGGCGGATCATCCATTGGACGCTCATAACGGACGCACCGCCATTGAAGCCGCGAAAACGCCGCATATGGATCGCATGGCGGCAGAGGGTTGTACCGGGCTTTTTTGTCCTATACCTGAGGGGCTGCCGCCGGGCAGTGATGTCGGGAATCTCTCTGTATTCGGTTATGATCCGCGCCAAGTCTTTTCCGGGCGGGCGGCTATTGAAGCCGCCAGTCAAGACATCGTGCTCGGCGATGACGAGGTCGCTTTCCGTTGTAATATCGTGACCCTCAACGAGGGGCGTATGGAGGATTTCACCTCCGGCCACATCACCACGGAAGAGGCAGCGCTTCTTATGGACAGCCTTAATGAAGCCTTGTCACCGCAGTTTCCTATTCGACTCCATACGGGCGTGAGTTACCGCCATACGGGCGTGATTAAGGCCCATGACGGCTGCACCATTGAAGACATGGAAAAGACGATCTGTGAACCGCCCCACAATATTACAGGTCGCGCCTATGCCGATTACTTGCCGAAAGGACCTGCTGCCCAGTTGCTGCGTAGTCTTATGAAGGCGTCGGAGCCGGTGCTCCGCGATCATCCGGTCAATGTAAAGCGTCGTGAAGCGGGACTTGCTCCTGCCGTATCACTTTGGCCGTGGGGACAAGGGCGCGCGCTCACACTCAAATCTTATCGCGAGTGTTTCAACCTGTCGGGGGCGGTCATTTCTGCCGTGGATCTTGTCAAGGGCATTGGCGTATGTGCCGGACTTGAAATCATCAATGTGCCCGGCGCCACGGGTTGGATCGACACGGATTATGAGGGTAAGGTTGCTGCAGGATTGGACGCGCTGAATCGCCATGATTTCCTTTATCTGCATGTTGAAGCTCCCGACGAGGCGGCACACCAGGGCAACAGCGCCTTAAAAATTCAAGCTATCGAAGAGTTTGATGCGCGCATTGTCGGCCCCTTCCTAGACTATCTGAACACCCATCCCGACACCCGTATCCTTGCCGCGCCTGACCATTTTACCTTGATTAGTACAAAGACCCATGCCAGCGGTCCGGTACCTTTTGTGATGTGCGGCAAGGGCATTGAGCAGGGCAGCGCCCAAGAATACGGGGAAGGTGCTGCCGCCGCCACAGGCATCGTGGTCGAAGAAGGTTTCCGGCTGATCCACCACTTTTTCCAAAATCAGGTTACTTTTTAA
- a CDS encoding DUF4276 family protein produces the protein MIKQDTSDDARFSTMVDLYSYPKNVPGYEEIQSLDAYERVMGLEESLAADIASQRFVPYIQLHEFETLLYADLSRWEPALDWNSN, from the coding sequence TTGATCAAACAAGACACAAGTGACGATGCACGATTCAGCACGATGGTCGACCTCTACTCTTATCCCAAAAACGTGCCAGGATATGAGGAAATACAATCTCTCGATGCCTATGAGCGCGTCATGGGACTTGAGGAATCGCTTGCCGCAGATATAGCCTCGCAGCGTTTTGTGCCCTATATCCAGCTCCATGAGTTTGAGACGCTCCTTTATGCGGATCTGTCTCGATGGGAACCGGCGCTTGACTGGAACAGCAACTGA
- a CDS encoding sialate O-acetylesterase: MKQLCRVVLLVALLCSLSLSSNAVVSTPSIFGDHMVLQQKQKLPVWGKADPGEAVTVTLHKQSKSTVADAEGLWQVELSRMKQGGPYALTIAGPDNTLQFEDVLIGEVWIGSGQSNMQWAVKDSNDAENEIAQADYPNIRLFSVKRAASPEIQFDCEGSWSICSPESLPEFSAVLYYFGRELYQRLNQRPVGVIHTSWGGTPAESWTSRTTLENDPELAHIVQNWDQILEDYPAAKEAYDQSVVEWEEAVKKAEADGTDKPKKPNAPRGPEHPWLAAGLYNAMIAPLIPYAIKGAIWYQGESNADRAYQYRNLFPTMITNWREDWGQGNFPFYFVQLANFTEVRPEPDESDWAELREAQTMTLDLKKTGMAVIIDIGEAKDIHPRNKQDVGKRLALNALAKDYRQQVVWSGPMYRSMRIWKDKAILSFNHINGGLTTSDGEAPKGFAIAGADKKFVWADAVIKGNKVIVSSPEVAEPVAVRYAWAHNPICNLINGKLLPASPFRTDDWPGLTVDKK, encoded by the coding sequence ATGAAACAGCTATGTCGTGTAGTTCTATTGGTTGCGCTGCTCTGTTCCCTATCACTGAGCTCTAACGCTGTTGTCAGTACGCCGAGTATTTTCGGTGATCATATGGTATTGCAGCAAAAACAAAAGCTGCCCGTTTGGGGTAAAGCCGATCCCGGCGAAGCGGTCACCGTGACGCTCCACAAACAGAGCAAAAGCACCGTTGCCGATGCCGAAGGTCTGTGGCAGGTCGAGCTGTCGCGGATGAAGCAAGGGGGACCTTATGCCCTGACCATTGCCGGCCCCGATAATACGCTGCAGTTCGAAGATGTGTTAATCGGCGAAGTGTGGATCGGTTCCGGTCAAAGCAATATGCAATGGGCGGTGAAAGACTCGAACGATGCCGAAAACGAAATTGCACAGGCTGATTACCCGAATATTCGGCTCTTCAGCGTGAAGCGCGCCGCGTCCCCTGAAATCCAGTTTGATTGTGAAGGTTCTTGGTCCATATGTTCTCCGGAAAGTCTTCCGGAATTCTCGGCCGTACTGTATTATTTTGGTCGTGAATTGTACCAGCGCCTGAACCAACGACCGGTAGGGGTGATCCACACCTCCTGGGGCGGCACACCCGCCGAATCTTGGACAAGCCGCACGACCCTCGAGAACGATCCTGAATTGGCTCACATCGTTCAAAATTGGGATCAGATATTGGAGGATTATCCTGCGGCAAAAGAGGCCTATGATCAAAGCGTCGTCGAGTGGGAAGAAGCGGTAAAAAAAGCGGAGGCAGACGGCACCGACAAACCCAAGAAACCCAATGCGCCGCGCGGTCCCGAACATCCCTGGCTCGCAGCGGGCTTGTATAATGCCATGATCGCCCCCTTGATCCCCTACGCCATCAAAGGCGCCATCTGGTATCAGGGAGAGTCTAACGCTGACCGTGCCTATCAATATCGCAACTTGTTCCCCACCATGATCACCAATTGGCGCGAAGATTGGGGACAGGGCAACTTCCCCTTCTATTTTGTGCAGCTCGCCAACTTTACCGAGGTTCGACCCGAACCTGACGAATCCGATTGGGCTGAATTGCGCGAAGCACAGACCATGACCCTTGATCTCAAAAAGACGGGGATGGCGGTAATCATCGATATTGGCGAAGCCAAAGACATCCATCCGAGAAACAAGCAAGATGTAGGTAAACGCTTAGCTTTGAACGCCCTTGCCAAGGATTATAGGCAGCAGGTCGTCTGGTCCGGTCCCATGTACAGATCCATGCGAATTTGGAAAGACAAAGCCATCCTGTCCTTTAATCACATCAACGGTGGATTGACCACCAGCGACGGTGAAGCGCCCAAAGGTTTCGCTATTGCCGGCGCCGACAAAAAATTTGTCTGGGCTGATGCCGTTATTAAAGGCAATAAAGTTATCGTATCGTCACCTGAAGTGGCGGAACCCGTTGCCGTACGCTATGCGTGGGCACACAACCCGATCTGCAATCTAATTAATGGGAAGCTGCTGCCTGCCTCGCCTTTCCGCACCGATGACTGGCCCGGATTGACGGTAGACAAAAAATAA